A stretch of Methanosphaerula palustris E1-9c DNA encodes these proteins:
- a CDS encoding formate dehydrogenase accessory sulfurtransferase FdhD, whose amino-acid sequence MHCSLILQEGGEVVCGVEDMGRHTTVDKAVGIALLQGVNLGRCYLVCSGRLPIDMVAKVYRAGIPVMVSNNAAFAGGIGFAELVNMTLAGSVRPPG is encoded by the coding sequence ATGCACTGCAGCCTGATTCTTCAGGAGGGTGGGGAGGTGGTCTGTGGTGTCGAGGATATGGGAAGGCATACGACAGTGGACAAGGCCGTCGGCATCGCCCTCTTGCAGGGGGTCAACCTTGGTCGCTGTTACCTCGTCTGTTCTGGCCGGCTCCCGATCGATATGGTTGCAAAGGTATACCGGGCCGGTATCCCGGTGATGGTCAGTAACAATGCCGCCTTTGCTGGTGGGATCGGATTTGCAGAGCTGGTCAACATGACGCTCGCTGGCTCTGTCCGCCCCCCCGGATGA
- a CDS encoding MFS transporter: MVSPRTLITILGLAGFISAADNWFISPVLPAIASDFGIAIPLAGVILTAYLIPYGFMQPVFGVIGDRVGKVQVLQCILAGFALGSGACAFAESLTSLTIWRACTGFFAAGIIAVSLALIGDTVPESERQRYVGIFMGIVFFGQGLSVGVEGILATTLSWRIAFLIFSVIAVIVVLLLQRIPKTLPESSVRSVQDELRSICKDRRSRLFPMAFLIGLLLIGVYSFLGAFLHQIVGLDYLQIGCIVMFFGFSCLIGGTQAGFLEERIGRRAMVTGGAGVATLSTLLLALFPGWGTGWIAAAGLGLGYICMQSTIATLVFDIAPGSKGLPSALVGLGLFGGAGVGTALLGMIIPVCGYSAAFLLFALGMVGILILFIRAGEIE; encoded by the coding sequence ATGGTTTCACCCCGTACCCTCATCACCATCCTCGGCCTCGCCGGGTTCATATCAGCCGCGGACAACTGGTTCATCTCCCCGGTCCTCCCCGCCATCGCCTCAGACTTCGGCATCGCCATCCCCCTCGCCGGCGTGATCCTGACCGCATACCTGATCCCCTACGGGTTCATGCAGCCGGTCTTCGGGGTGATCGGCGACCGGGTAGGAAAGGTCCAGGTGCTCCAGTGCATCCTCGCTGGCTTTGCACTCGGGTCCGGAGCATGCGCTTTTGCAGAATCTCTGACATCCCTGACCATCTGGCGGGCATGCACCGGGTTCTTCGCCGCCGGTATCATCGCCGTCTCCCTCGCACTCATCGGGGACACCGTGCCGGAATCAGAGCGTCAGCGTTATGTCGGAATCTTCATGGGGATCGTATTCTTCGGTCAGGGGCTGAGTGTCGGCGTCGAGGGGATCCTTGCTACCACCCTCTCCTGGCGGATTGCATTCCTGATCTTCTCTGTCATCGCCGTCATCGTTGTCCTGCTCCTCCAGCGGATTCCAAAGACCCTTCCAGAATCTTCAGTCAGGTCTGTACAGGACGAATTACGCTCCATCTGCAAGGACAGAAGATCCAGGCTCTTCCCGATGGCCTTCCTCATCGGGCTCCTCCTCATCGGGGTGTATAGCTTTCTTGGGGCATTCCTCCACCAGATCGTCGGACTTGATTATCTGCAGATCGGCTGTATCGTGATGTTCTTCGGCTTCTCCTGCCTGATCGGAGGAACACAGGCCGGGTTCCTCGAAGAGAGGATCGGGCGCAGAGCGATGGTCACGGGTGGGGCCGGCGTGGCAACACTCTCGACCCTCCTGCTGGCATTATTCCCGGGGTGGGGGACCGGATGGATTGCAGCAGCAGGTCTTGGTCTCGGCTACATCTGTATGCAGTCGACCATCGCCACGCTCGTCTTCGATATCGCACCCGGATCGAAAGGGCTCCCCTCTGCCCTTGTGGGGCTCGGGCTCTTCGGGGGTGCAGGGGTCGGGACCGCTCTCCTCGGGATGATCATCCCGGTCTGCGGATACTCTGCTGCCTTTCTCCTCTTTGCACTGGGAATGGTTGGCATCCTGATCCTCTTCATTCGGGCTGGAGAGATCGAATAA
- a CDS encoding SAM-dependent methyltransferase, which translates to MDFLDLVTLSQGALAIMNPVTPEKIVAVGEAAGLKPGMQVLEVGAGNGTVLAILAEKFGITGTGLEIRPEACAWAERMLAKEGLGDRVRIICTDASTYTPEARYDLVVCMGAAFIYGGLADALETLTTLTTDNGAVLLGERYWKTELVPPEFARDWEDILTEFELARIAGEAGFDLSFLVRADDADWERYETGIWQCCRTWLKANPDHPEYGEVAEYLHQVQDEYLGYGREYAGWGMYLFEPAL; encoded by the coding sequence ATGGATTTTTTAGACTTGGTCACCCTCTCCCAGGGAGCGCTGGCGATCATGAACCCGGTCACACCTGAGAAGATCGTCGCGGTCGGGGAGGCGGCAGGGCTGAAACCGGGGATGCAGGTGCTCGAGGTCGGGGCCGGCAACGGGACGGTCCTTGCGATCCTCGCTGAAAAGTTCGGGATCACCGGCACGGGCCTCGAGATCAGGCCAGAGGCATGCGCCTGGGCAGAGCGGATGCTTGCCAAAGAGGGGCTCGGCGACAGGGTCAGGATCATCTGTACCGATGCATCCACCTACACCCCGGAGGCCCGGTATGACCTGGTCGTCTGTATGGGTGCCGCATTCATCTACGGCGGCCTGGCCGACGCTCTGGAGACGCTGACCACCCTCACCACCGACAACGGGGCGGTGCTCCTCGGCGAGCGGTACTGGAAGACCGAACTGGTGCCACCGGAGTTCGCCCGCGACTGGGAGGACATTCTGACCGAGTTCGAACTGGCTCGGATCGCCGGTGAGGCGGGGTTCGATCTCAGTTTCCTGGTGAGGGCCGATGATGCGGACTGGGAGCGATACGAGACCGGCATCTGGCAGTGTTGCAGGACCTGGCTGAAGGCGAACCCCGATCACCCGGAGTACGGAGAGGTTGCCGAGTACCTGCACCAGGTGCAGGACGAGTACCTCGGCTACGGGCGGGAGTACGCCGGATGGGGGATGTACCTCTTTGAGCCGGCACTGTAG
- a CDS encoding YwbE family protein — MGPERQATTRSAIKAGITVDVVQKQDQRSGTLTRGVVSAILTNSATHPHGIKVRLTDGRVGRVQAIINTGADAGQKS, encoded by the coding sequence ATGGGACCGGAGCGGCAGGCCACAACCAGAAGTGCAATCAAGGCGGGGATAACCGTCGACGTGGTACAGAAGCAGGACCAGCGGAGCGGGACCCTGACCCGCGGTGTGGTCAGTGCGATCCTGACCAACTCGGCGACGCATCCGCATGGGATCAAGGTCCGGCTGACCGACGGTCGAGTCGGCAGGGTGCAGGCGATCATCAACACCGGCGCTGATGCGGGTCAGAAGTCCTGA
- a CDS encoding nitrogenase component 1, producing the protein MPEEPKSGPGPGCAGPLVPCAMTGAAACLCGFSGIGVIVHGASGCFYHPASLLHSKDLFCTYLTEEEVVFGAEERLLSLVQELAPRYPRLAVMNTCVPAIMGEDLSSLFGDLPVMVIDCPGFTGGADAGYLTALAALAPQVDPEADGIGIDGISRIDPFWRGNRDEAIRLLRLAGVGPGTIFAADTISAVDQASRYSVSTNPDLAAPAGDSCGSLLGLNQVRTTFARLADRDPGVDCEAIVNEITDAEERIVRACDKYLVRFDPPTVAVFGGYAYAMAATDLLKQYLGAEVVAIGVRGTPPPEAGPGVSEATGLDQVARLLERAGPDLVLGSSFEERLCPGAAFVGYAPPIRGQVRLSARPSAGVEGALALIEAVLNASIDHARAHR; encoded by the coding sequence ATGCCTGAAGAACCGAAGTCAGGCCCTGGTCCCGGCTGTGCTGGACCGCTGGTCCCATGTGCGATGACCGGGGCGGCCGCCTGCCTCTGCGGATTTTCCGGTATCGGAGTGATCGTCCACGGGGCGAGCGGATGTTTCTATCACCCGGCCTCGCTCCTCCATTCAAAAGACCTGTTCTGCACCTATCTGACTGAGGAGGAGGTGGTCTTCGGTGCCGAAGAGCGACTCCTCTCCCTTGTACAGGAACTGGCCCCACGGTATCCCCGGCTCGCCGTTATGAACACATGTGTGCCGGCGATCATGGGTGAGGATCTCTCCTCGCTCTTCGGCGATCTGCCGGTGATGGTGATCGACTGCCCCGGGTTCACCGGCGGGGCCGACGCCGGGTATCTCACCGCCCTTGCTGCGCTGGCCCCACAGGTCGACCCAGAGGCGGACGGGATCGGAATCGACGGAATCTCCCGGATCGACCCGTTCTGGCGGGGGAACCGAGACGAGGCAATCCGGTTGCTCAGGCTGGCCGGGGTCGGACCAGGGACGATCTTCGCCGCCGATACGATATCGGCGGTCGACCAGGCTTCCCGGTATTCGGTCAGCACCAATCCAGACCTCGCCGCCCCGGCAGGCGACTCCTGCGGGTCGCTCCTCGGCCTCAACCAGGTCAGAACGACCTTTGCCAGACTGGCCGATCGGGACCCCGGGGTGGACTGCGAGGCGATCGTCAACGAGATCACCGACGCAGAGGAACGGATCGTCCGTGCCTGCGACAAGTACCTGGTGCGGTTCGACCCCCCGACGGTTGCGGTCTTTGGGGGGTATGCGTATGCCATGGCAGCCACTGATCTGCTGAAGCAGTACCTGGGTGCAGAGGTAGTCGCGATTGGGGTCCGCGGCACACCGCCACCAGAAGCTGGCCCCGGTGTCAGCGAGGCCACCGGACTCGATCAGGTCGCCCGGTTGCTTGAGAGAGCCGGCCCCGACCTGGTCCTCGGCTCCTCATTCGAAGAAAGGCTCTGCCCGGGCGCAGCCTTCGTCGGTTACGCACCCCCGATCCGGGGGCAGGTGAGGCTTTCGGCGAGACCGTCAGCTGGGGTTGAGGGTGCGCTGGCCCTGATCGAAGCGGTGCTGAACGCCTCCATCGACCACGCCCGGGCTCACCGGTGA
- a CDS encoding nitrogenase component 1, with protein sequence MNSKTSHSSTYRYEGCTLTGALSVTTAITDGISIIHGPAGCAHHNLSLIYATLLDHESGPLPALCSDRIGEEEIIFGGEEQLTAVIRNAVRDGYTSVMVLGTCVTAAIGDDIDSICGQDWPVPVIPVKTQGFLGGVFSTGFFNALSALAGLAPTGQEKRDGQGVEPRVNLIGEKNLEYEVDENAAEVTRLLDRAGIEVNLRFVRGISTDEIARLGRADLNILREPSLVAFGEELQQQFSIPYLEGFPVGLAGTLRFVQETADRCAVDGTTAVEEEEIFQAQMLDQFERIRGARVRFSQPSDRFTAELVDRLGLIISSDGAPVRLPVPLPVGTAGIRRMLQQWRRTIDA encoded by the coding sequence ATGAACTCGAAGACCTCGCATTCAAGTACATATCGATATGAAGGGTGCACGCTGACCGGAGCACTCTCGGTCACGACCGCGATCACCGATGGGATCAGTATTATCCATGGCCCGGCGGGCTGTGCCCATCATAACCTTTCGCTGATCTATGCGACGCTGCTCGACCATGAGAGCGGCCCGCTTCCTGCGCTCTGCTCTGACCGGATTGGCGAAGAGGAGATCATCTTCGGCGGCGAGGAGCAGTTGACCGCCGTAATCAGAAACGCCGTCAGGGACGGGTACACCTCTGTCATGGTCCTCGGCACCTGCGTGACCGCTGCCATCGGCGACGATATCGATTCGATCTGTGGACAGGACTGGCCGGTTCCGGTGATCCCGGTGAAGACCCAGGGGTTTCTGGGAGGGGTCTTCTCGACCGGGTTTTTCAACGCCCTCTCAGCCTTGGCCGGCCTCGCACCGACAGGCCAGGAGAAGAGGGATGGGCAAGGAGTTGAACCTCGCGTGAACCTTATCGGGGAGAAGAACCTGGAGTACGAAGTGGATGAGAACGCTGCCGAGGTGACCCGGTTGCTCGATCGGGCAGGGATCGAAGTGAACCTCAGGTTTGTCAGGGGGATCAGTACCGACGAGATCGCCAGGCTTGGGAGGGCTGACCTGAACATCCTCCGTGAACCTTCGCTTGTCGCGTTCGGCGAGGAACTGCAGCAGCAGTTCTCCATCCCGTACCTGGAAGGGTTCCCGGTCGGCCTTGCGGGAACTCTCCGATTCGTCCAGGAGACGGCTGACCGCTGTGCTGTCGACGGCACCACCGCAGTCGAGGAGGAGGAGATCTTCCAGGCTCAGATGCTCGATCAGTTCGAGCGGATCAGAGGCGCCCGGGTCCGGTTCAGCCAGCCCTCCGACCGATTCACTGCAGAATTGGTAGACCGACTCGGTCTCATCATCAGTAGCGATGGCGCACCGGTCCGGCTTCCGGTGCCGCTCCCGGTCGGGACCGCCGGCATCCGCCGGATGCTGCAGCAGTGGAGGCGGACGATCGATGCCTGA
- the cfbC gene encoding Ni-sirohydrochlorin a,c-diamide reductive cyclase ATP-dependent reductase subunit yields the protein MKQIALYGKGGIGKSTTSANLSAALAEQGLGVLQIGCDPKHDSTRMLMHGTWIPTVLDLIRERGGTNLTIDDVVYTGYRGIRCVEAGGPEPGIGCAGRGIIATFQVLEKLEAFSADVVVYDVLGDVVCGGFAMPMREGYAEEIYLVTSGELMSLYAANNICKAINRLSQRPKCTCRLAGVICNAKNIDREEDLVREFAERVGSNLVAYIPRDRIVQLAEVHKQTVLEYAPDSAQAATYRTLAEVVLTNTTLTIPKPLELDELEDLAFKYISI from the coding sequence ATGAAGCAGATTGCCCTGTACGGCAAGGGCGGTATCGGCAAGTCTACGACCTCGGCCAACCTCTCCGCAGCACTCGCTGAGCAAGGGCTCGGTGTCCTCCAGATCGGATGCGATCCCAAGCACGATAGTACCCGGATGCTGATGCATGGCACCTGGATACCGACCGTGCTCGACCTGATTCGGGAACGCGGAGGGACCAACCTGACCATCGACGATGTAGTGTACACCGGATATCGGGGTATACGCTGCGTCGAAGCCGGTGGACCTGAACCGGGGATCGGCTGCGCCGGCCGTGGGATCATCGCGACCTTCCAGGTGCTCGAGAAACTCGAAGCATTCTCAGCCGACGTGGTCGTCTACGACGTCCTCGGGGATGTGGTCTGTGGCGGGTTTGCGATGCCGATGCGCGAGGGGTACGCCGAGGAGATCTACCTGGTCACCTCAGGCGAGTTGATGTCCCTGTACGCAGCCAACAACATCTGCAAGGCGATCAACCGGCTTTCCCAGCGACCGAAGTGTACCTGCCGGCTCGCAGGGGTGATCTGCAATGCCAAGAACATCGACCGCGAGGAGGATCTGGTCAGGGAGTTCGCCGAACGGGTCGGCAGCAACCTGGTCGCCTATATCCCCCGCGACCGCATCGTGCAGCTGGCCGAGGTGCACAAGCAGACAGTGCTTGAATATGCCCCCGACTCAGCCCAGGCCGCAACGTACCGAACCCTTGCAGAGGTGGTGCTGACGAACACCACACTGACGATCCCGAAACCTTTAGAGCTGGATGAACTCGAAGACCTCGCATTCAAGTACATATCGATATGA
- a CDS encoding cupin domain-containing protein: MTDEQREDLSGQILKPADLVGYQTGSVVSRMMVFKKSGTITLFAFDQGEGLSEHTAPYDAIVMILEGEARITIEGEPFTLTAGEMMIMPAEKPHAVEAVSRFKMMLTMIHA, from the coding sequence ATGACAGATGAGCAGCGTGAAGATCTATCAGGACAGATCCTCAAACCAGCTGACCTGGTCGGGTACCAAACCGGGTCGGTCGTCAGCAGGATGATGGTCTTTAAGAAGAGCGGCACCATCACCCTCTTCGCGTTCGACCAGGGGGAGGGGCTCTCCGAGCATACGGCCCCGTATGACGCGATCGTGATGATTCTTGAGGGGGAGGCCCGGATTACAATCGAGGGTGAACCGTTCACCCTTACCGCCGGGGAGATGATGATCATGCCGGCAGAGAAGCCCCATGCCGTCGAGGCGGTCAGCAGGTTCAAGATGATGCTGACGATGATTCATGCCTGA
- a CDS encoding MIP/aquaporin family protein yields MPSLMKRSLAEMVGTLLLVYFGAGAAAVTLMIAHGATPPNKFNIGIGALGGLGDWLAIGLAFGIVIAAVIYAFGRISGAHLNPAVSIALWATKRFPTGDMVAYIIAQLIGASVGSLLFAATAGMDAVMIGGLGATAPFPGIGMGAAILAELLGTFVLMLTIMGVAVDKRAPEGFAGLIIGLTVAGMITTIGNISGASLNPARTFGPFLGDLLLGGSNLWANYPIYVIGPIAGALIAAFLYDYLNAED; encoded by the coding sequence ATGCCATCACTGATGAAACGGTCCCTCGCCGAGATGGTCGGGACACTCCTGCTCGTCTACTTCGGGGCGGGGGCGGCGGCGGTCACGTTGATGATCGCGCACGGGGCCACCCCCCCCAACAAGTTCAACATCGGTATCGGGGCCCTCGGGGGTCTGGGTGACTGGCTCGCAATAGGGCTGGCCTTCGGAATTGTGATCGCTGCAGTGATCTATGCCTTCGGCCGGATCTCAGGGGCCCACCTCAACCCAGCCGTCTCGATCGCCCTCTGGGCGACGAAGCGGTTCCCGACAGGTGATATGGTCGCCTATATCATCGCACAGCTGATCGGCGCCTCCGTCGGCAGCCTGCTCTTTGCAGCGACAGCCGGCATGGACGCCGTTATGATCGGCGGGCTCGGGGCCACTGCCCCATTCCCGGGGATCGGGATGGGTGCTGCGATCCTGGCTGAACTGCTCGGGACGTTCGTGCTGATGCTGACGATCATGGGGGTCGCCGTCGACAAGCGGGCGCCTGAAGGGTTCGCCGGGCTGATCATCGGGTTGACCGTGGCCGGGATGATCACGACCATAGGGAACATTTCCGGTGCCTCCTTAAACCCGGCACGAACCTTCGGGCCGTTCCTCGGCGACCTGCTGCTCGGCGGCTCCAACCTCTGGGCGAACTACCCAATCTATGTCATCGGGCCGATTGCAGGGGCCCTGATCGCAGCGTTCCTGTATGATTACCTGAATGCAGAAGATTGA
- a CDS encoding DUF2180 family protein: MKCYICAQQGKDTDAVATCVVCGMGVCMDHVIREEVETWEGGYPFPSKKLPKKIPRMLCPECVSVYRKA; the protein is encoded by the coding sequence ATGAAGTGTTATATCTGTGCGCAGCAGGGAAAGGATACTGACGCAGTGGCGACCTGCGTCGTCTGCGGGATGGGTGTCTGCATGGACCATGTTATCAGGGAAGAGGTCGAGACCTGGGAGGGAGGCTATCCATTCCCCTCCAAAAAACTCCCGAAGAAGATTCCCCGGATGCTCTGCCCTGAATGCGTCAGCGTCTATCGGAAGGCCTGA
- a CDS encoding DUF2193 domain-containing protein, which yields MTALYEKMIDEAMAAQRADVETVKRKRGTQFVLKDAEAYLDAVKKMTVAEGQAQSVIDLHTGSVKAHFSTLEGLTNTIRPEDDPFVEHYQTPVVLEILCDQDPAFKKSVDTFVARIGKSEALMGLESTRRYGGFYGPTCVVDFALVPGSTSNVVNRILKTTDIPDAHKQAILAAKSWGMNTSYGVGDVFAHAIEEGATLSDAIQREIAMFQSIYHEPVEAQAKLMDAAGMTSFDQRKYMAGYRQKMEGAVKAAIDDGVHYGNILTIPAYCVGDIAHHISQSTFNMCKDDVIMATIEAATEVMEKSLRASLPKFKSEYDVLALATGSSACATEYILELDGFNAIMVVDLLTKRYHNYVQLNPTRGAAAELHNCDFMDMIYRGWKYLDKARRGQCCTSDLLAPKVGDFPVDLSPIRESEVLMNPQRYAYPACAITVRFSALMRLADYPCLLTSEPVTATMMTNIIALHKEDPAAPVRGCKNCASAALIDFRHQYCQWKEAV from the coding sequence ATGACAGCACTGTACGAGAAGATGATCGACGAGGCGATGGCAGCTCAGCGCGCCGATGTCGAGACCGTGAAGAGGAAGCGTGGAACACAGTTTGTGCTCAAGGACGCCGAGGCCTACCTCGACGCGGTGAAGAAGATGACCGTAGCCGAGGGACAGGCACAGTCGGTGATCGATCTCCATACAGGCTCTGTGAAGGCACACTTCTCGACACTTGAGGGGCTGACAAACACTATCCGGCCTGAGGACGACCCGTTCGTCGAGCACTACCAGACACCGGTGGTCCTCGAGATCCTCTGTGACCAGGATCCTGCATTCAAGAAGAGTGTTGACACATTCGTAGCCCGGATCGGGAAATCTGAAGCGCTGATGGGGCTCGAGTCCACACGCCGGTACGGCGGGTTCTACGGTCCGACCTGTGTGGTGGACTTTGCCCTGGTCCCGGGGTCAACCAGCAACGTGGTGAACCGGATCCTAAAGACCACAGACATCCCCGACGCCCACAAGCAGGCGATCCTCGCAGCCAAGTCCTGGGGAATGAACACCTCGTACGGAGTCGGGGATGTCTTCGCCCACGCCATCGAGGAAGGGGCGACGCTCTCGGACGCCATCCAGCGGGAGATCGCCATGTTCCAGTCGATCTACCATGAACCGGTCGAGGCACAGGCGAAGTTGATGGACGCGGCCGGCATGACCTCATTCGATCAGAGAAAGTACATGGCCGGCTATCGACAGAAGATGGAGGGGGCAGTGAAGGCTGCAATCGATGATGGTGTTCACTACGGGAACATCCTGACTATCCCAGCCTACTGTGTCGGCGATATCGCCCACCACATCTCCCAGTCCACCTTCAACATGTGCAAGGACGATGTGATCATGGCCACCATCGAGGCGGCCACCGAGGTGATGGAAAAGTCCCTCCGCGCCTCGCTGCCAAAGTTCAAGAGCGAGTACGATGTGCTGGCCCTCGCCACCGGTTCCTCGGCCTGTGCCACCGAATACATCCTTGAACTGGATGGGTTCAATGCGATCATGGTCGTGGACCTGCTGACCAAGCGGTACCACAACTATGTACAGTTGAACCCGACCAGGGGAGCGGCAGCCGAACTGCACAACTGCGACTTCATGGATATGATCTACCGCGGCTGGAAGTACCTGGACAAGGCCAGGCGGGGGCAATGTTGTACCTCAGACCTGCTGGCCCCCAAGGTGGGGGACTTCCCGGTGGACCTCTCCCCGATTAGAGAGAGCGAAGTGCTGATGAACCCGCAGCGGTATGCCTACCCAGCCTGTGCGATAACGGTCCGGTTCTCAGCCCTGATGCGGCTGGCCGACTACCCATGCCTACTGACCAGTGAACCAGTAACAGCCACGATGATGACCAACATCATCGCACTCCACAAGGAAGACCCGGCAGCCCCTGTCAGGGGATGCAAGAACTGCGCCTCAGCAGCTCTGATCGATTTTAGGCACCAGTATTGCCAGTGGAAAGAGGCGGTCTAG
- a CDS encoding NAD(P)-dependent malic enzyme, giving the protein MTDREEKKDVYAEALTLHRTYHGKLAVQATVPLNTREDLGRAYTPGVAAVCRELERDPSLAYTYTIKGNTVAVVTDGSAVLGFGNIGGTAAIPVMEGKAALFKRFAGIDAFPICFAEQSDDIVKQIRNLAPVFGGINLEDIAAPRCFEIEEELQDLNIPVMHDDQHGTAIVVLAALKNACTATGKKVEDLRIVVIGAGAAGFAITRLLRCIGYESRVCQPIRELLVCDREGIIHRNRPGLYSNKYKFIIGEETNPAGRTGSIADALNGADVCIGVSGPGVVTGEMIRSMNSDPIVFAMANPVPEILPDEAVRAGAAVVGTGRSDFPNQINNVLVFPGFFRGALDARAARVTDEMKLAAATALASMVRHPSLDRILPSVLNRGVARAVADAVRKAAIASGVALIVTEEKVKRGGT; this is encoded by the coding sequence ATGACAGACCGTGAAGAGAAGAAGGATGTCTACGCTGAGGCCCTCACCCTGCACAGGACCTACCACGGCAAACTCGCCGTCCAGGCGACAGTGCCGCTCAACACCCGCGAAGACCTCGGCCGTGCTTACACCCCGGGGGTCGCCGCGGTCTGCAGAGAATTGGAACGGGATCCTTCGCTGGCGTACACCTATACGATCAAAGGGAACACCGTGGCAGTCGTCACCGACGGCTCAGCCGTCCTCGGCTTCGGGAACATCGGCGGGACCGCCGCCATTCCAGTGATGGAGGGGAAGGCCGCTCTCTTCAAGCGGTTCGCCGGGATCGATGCGTTCCCAATCTGTTTTGCAGAACAGTCCGACGACATCGTCAAACAGATCCGGAATCTGGCTCCGGTCTTCGGGGGGATCAACCTTGAGGACATCGCGGCCCCCCGTTGCTTTGAGATCGAGGAGGAACTGCAGGACCTTAACATCCCGGTGATGCACGACGACCAGCACGGTACTGCCATCGTGGTGCTGGCAGCCCTAAAAAACGCCTGCACCGCGACAGGGAAGAAAGTCGAAGACCTTAGGATCGTCGTCATCGGGGCAGGAGCGGCAGGTTTCGCCATCACCAGGCTCCTCCGGTGTATCGGGTACGAGAGCCGGGTCTGCCAGCCGATCCGGGAACTCCTTGTCTGTGATCGGGAAGGGATCATCCACCGCAACCGGCCCGGGCTGTACAGTAACAAGTACAAATTCATCATCGGTGAGGAGACGAACCCGGCCGGCCGAACCGGATCGATCGCCGACGCCCTGAACGGGGCCGATGTCTGCATCGGGGTCTCCGGCCCCGGGGTGGTGACCGGGGAGATGATCCGGTCGATGAACAGCGACCCTATCGTCTTCGCCATGGCTAACCCAGTCCCTGAGATCCTGCCCGACGAAGCGGTCCGGGCGGGGGCAGCGGTGGTTGGCACCGGTAGAAGTGACTTTCCAAACCAGATCAATAATGTCCTCGTCTTTCCCGGCTTCTTCCGGGGTGCCCTGGATGCGAGGGCGGCCAGGGTCACCGACGAGATGAAACTGGCCGCCGCCACCGCCCTGGCCTCTATGGTCAGGCATCCCTCCCTGGACCGGATCCTCCCCTCGGTTCTGAACAGGGGGGTGGCCAGGGCCGTCGCTGATGCGGTCAGGAAGGCGGCGATCGCATCCGGGGTAGCACTGATCGTAACAGAAGAGAAGGTTAAAAGAGGAGGAACGTGA
- a CDS encoding helix-turn-helix transcriptional regulator — MQTRIKEYRARAGLTQEDLARSVGVRRETIVFLEQGKYNPSLKLAHDVAVVFHATIDDLFIFKEDEPKT; from the coding sequence ATGCAGACCAGAATAAAAGAGTACCGGGCCCGGGCAGGCCTGACCCAGGAAGACCTGGCCAGAAGTGTTGGGGTGCGGCGGGAGACGATCGTCTTCCTCGAACAGGGGAAGTACAACCCATCGCTCAAACTCGCCCATGATGTCGCCGTGGTTTTCCACGCCACGATCGACGACCTCTTCATCTTTAAAGAGGACGAGCCGAAGACCTGA
- a CDS encoding GAF domain-containing protein: MIPALLQELMTFAIEKAVKITASSIGYLANVNDDETLLTMFARSTEAMKRSDITERRRVDRPVPETPGLIECIRSSARPL, from the coding sequence ATGATCCCGGCCCTGCTCCAGGAACTGATGACTTTTGCCATCGAGAAGGCCGTGAAGATTACAGCCAGTTCCATCGGTTATCTCGCCAATGTCAACGATGATGAGACCCTCTTGACGATGTTCGCCAGGTCAACCGAGGCGATGAAGAGATCTGACATCACCGAACGGAGGCGGGTGGACCGGCCTGTACCTGAGACCCCAGGACTTATAGAGTGCATCAGGTCTTCGGCTCGTCCTCTTTAA
- a CDS encoding carboxymuconolactone decarboxylase family protein, whose protein sequence is MAKDTFEELLQGIANNGVDQTCVNWMKDIEQEYGKVPLIFRRMAERPEVLISHLLYKGTVAETSTLDPKYVELICLAVGAALKCTHCTGYHMQAALKMGASREEILEVILLAGLISNSSVLANAYRVIDDKLERCIPCDNKGVTCPRSSE, encoded by the coding sequence ATGGCGAAAGATACGTTTGAGGAACTGTTGCAGGGGATCGCTAACAACGGCGTCGATCAGACCTGTGTGAACTGGATGAAGGATATCGAGCAGGAATATGGGAAGGTCCCGCTGATCTTCCGGCGGATGGCAGAACGGCCGGAGGTGCTCATCTCGCACCTGCTCTATAAGGGGACAGTAGCAGAAACAAGCACGCTGGATCCGAAGTACGTCGAACTGATCTGTCTCGCTGTAGGAGCGGCCCTGAAATGCACCCACTGCACTGGATACCATATGCAGGCCGCCCTGAAGATGGGGGCGAGCCGTGAGGAGATCCTCGAGGTGATCCTGCTCGCCGGGCTGATCTCCAACTCGTCGGTGCTGGCCAACGCCTACCGGGTGATCGATGACAAGCTCGAGCGGTGCATCCCCTGTGATAACAAGGGTGTCACCTGTCCAAGGTCAAGCGAGTGA